Genomic segment of Saccharomycodes ludwigii strain NBRC 1722 chromosome VI, whole genome shotgun sequence:
ATAAATCTAGTAAGAACGACGGCAACAATACTGATAAAGACAACAAAACTTTAGCTACTGCTAAGGATAGCACTGTTGAATTTTTAGAATTGAAAAGACAATATGAAGGGGGAAATGTAGATAATGGAGATGATGTATTACCTGAGTTATTATTACCCAATCAACACCCTCATAAAAATGCTAGTGTTGACAAAAGTGATatgaaaaatgatatttcaGCTTCCAATAACCCCCCCTTGATCCAAGAACTTGACAGTacagaaaaagatttaatgttaaaaaaaaactttcttgtaaaagaaaaacaacagaaacaaaaatCACAAGAAATCAGCCTTTTTAGATATTCTGTCAAAATGGGCAAGCCATCCAAGCCTACAGCTCcatataaattgaaaattgaaattacCACAAATATGCAAAACGTTACCTCATTGGATTTTACTGTGAATTATGCTGATTATACAAATACTGTGACTGTTAAAAACACAAACACGCATCGATACAAGGAAAAATCCTTGGATATTCCATTACCATCATTATACAAAAGCTCATCTGATTATGTCgataattttaaagttttttttttaaaaaaatcacaaaCATTATACATATTCATATGAATTACCAAGAACACCGTATATAAACGCATTTTAGATATTTTCTATCGTGAAttatatacacatatatgTAAGAGGAGGGGAAAACAAATAGACAAAATCATGACTATTAACACCAAACTGTAGAAATCACTTAGTGTGGAGGGAATGCTAAGTTTTCTCTGTGTGCCACATACTCAGTATCCACGTAGCCCAAAGCTTTTTCTATATCACTTGATTGCAAacctttaattttattcagTTCCTGGCTTGTATAATTAACTCTTGCTCTACCAACAATTTTAATCGGTTTAGTGTTATCCAACTCGCCCTTTGGGTTTCTAGTACCtagttttaataaaacacaTTCGGATTCATGAAAAGTACCTTCTACTGATAAAACCCCAGCTGGTAGTAATCCAGCTTTATTCTTCCTTGTTAAAGCATTGTAAGCACCTTGATCGATAATTAAAGCACCATTGGTAATTAAACCGTGTAGAATCCAAAATGTTCTGGATTTAACTTGATGTTGGTTATCTTGAGCCAAAAAGAGGGTATGCAGTGGAACTTCACCTTTTTCAATCTTTGTGATTTCCTGTGattctatatttttatcacgaaaattatctattttttgaaCATAACGGACAATTTTGTAGATGTTTGTTGGATCTTCACTCTTAGTGATGATGGTGTGTACACCAGCACATGTAGCTAGATCGGCGGCAATTAATTTAGTAGACATACCACCAGTACCAACATCGCTACCACTTCCACTAGAAACATCCACTCCGTTGATTTCATTCATATCTTTAACCAAAAAGACTGGTTTAGCGTCTTGATTAATTCGTGGATTATCGTTGTATAAACAGTCAACATCAGTTAATAGGAATAAATAGTCTGCACCACACATACCGGCGGTAATGGCTGATAAAGTATCATTATCTCCAAACTTAATTTCGCTGACACTTAAtgtatcattttcattgaTAATTGGAACAACATCCATATGTAGCAATTGCTCCATTGTATTTTGTGCGTTTTTGTACTGTGACCAATCAGCAATATCATTTCtggttaataatatttgtgCAATAGTTTGATCAAATTGTTGAAATAAGGAATCCCAACGACCGATCAATTTACTTTGTCCTATGGCAGCAATTGCCTGAACTTTTTGCAACTGTTTTGGACGCGAGCTTAAattcattgtttttaaacCAACAGCAATTCCGCCAGATGAAACTATAATAACTCTGTGGTTGAAATCACGTCTTAATTTTACTACTGTTTCCACAACTTTGGACATGATGGATAATTTTGGTTCCTTGGTAACTTCATCGACTAATGAAGATGAGCCCAATTTGATAACAATTGTTAATTGTTTGTGTGgtatttgtttattggtcattttttcttcttcttctgaATACTTTGTATggattatatatttttttttttttctttttcttccttctGTTTAGCAGGAAAACAgaatattagaaaaatataaactcAGTTGTACCAACTTACAGTATATGAAAGCTCATCTtccaataaattttatGAGAGCatgaaaagttttttcaGGCTACAAAATTTCatggaaaatattttaatttttggaaTCCGCAtttaaaaatcttttttagtttttttttttttttttttttttaatcccGAATGTCCGTAAATTAGCGAACAGCCCTTTTCGGAACacaatttaataataatctcaagaaaacaaaaacaaaaaaaattttttttttttttaacgttAGAATTcatcaattgaaaaaaaaaaaaaaacctttaTATAACAACATAAAAATGACAAGAATATTAAAGtgtagaaataaaaaaaaaaaacgccAACtagtatttataataacacataatattaatgaattCAATCAACTACATACTTGAACCGAGTGTAGTAAATCATTCAATATATGGTCATTTCACCTCTTTGGATTATAAAGAATTGTGCACAGTACAAACTAATGtattaaagttttataAGATCAACCATTCAGAAAGTGATGCTAAATCTCCAATCTTAACATTTACAAATGAATTTCCATTAGTGACGCCTAAGATTACACaaatttgtaaaatattaacagaTCGGAACATGGAAAACAGTAGTAACAGCAAGCTagacaaaataattttggttactaatgataaaatttcAATTGTAGAATATGATATATATGAACAAACATTGATCACTAAAAGCTTGCATTATTATGTGGAGAAATTTGCCACCAATTCCATAGATATTAATACTTCTAGATTAAGATTTAATTCATCAAACCAATCTTTGATATTATTCAAGTCTGATTGCTTGGCCAAGTTGGATATCTTTAGTGATGTCGTAGAGATAAAAGTAAACTCTGCTGATGAGAACAACGAAGTAGAAGAGGATGAAATAATgtatgatgatgatattgGAAACTCCAGGTCTTTGAAAAGACGAAAATTTGCTCCAagaagtttattttttaaaaccacTAGTATTTTACCagatttacaaaatatagTTGATCTCCAATTTTCCAAACTTAAGagtttaatttatatattatatgttccaaaatatttttcatggGCAGGTGCTCCTAAGCAAAATACTATGAAATTTATTTGCCTATCGACTAATGATAGCaatagtagtagtggtaACAACAATACTGAAGACGGCGTAAACAATGGCAAAGTATCTTCCCTACTCTCTTCTATGAATGCCACATTAACATCGCCATCATCAACCACTGTTATTGGAGAATTAACCTCTTTACCCAATGATATTCATACAATTATACCATATAAAAAGGGGTCTTTTTTACTGGGAGTCAATCATATTTTGTACATAGATGAAAACTTCACTTTGCAAGTATGTATAAGGTTTAATGAATATTCAgagaaaaatttgaaaagttGCAAAAGGTATATAGATTACTCCTACTTAAAACTAGAATTACAGTACCCTACGGCCTGGTGCTGGTTGAATGATACTGTGTTGGTTTTTAactctttttcatttattttgaaatttgaaGGTagattattaattaatgcTACAGTACAGAAATTAATTAAGAATGAAAACATTTATAAAGAGAATATTCTGTCTATCACTAAGTGCgaagattatttatttttttcatatcaAAATGGCAGCTGTTCTATGATAGAAATCACTTCaagacaacaacaacaacaacaacaacaacaacgggAAGAAGAGGCCAGTTCAAATGGTGGAAACAACGGAGACAATGATGCAACCATTAAAAACACTGctgttgatgatgatgaagattaTGGTGATTTATTGtctgaagatgaagatgaatatgaaaaagCTAATAATATGCTatttgatgaagaagaagatttgTATGGTAACAACAGGGACAATACAACTagctttattattaatttttatgaCAACATTTTACCTAATTTGGGGCCGATATCTTCGTTGACGTTTGGCAAGACAACTTCTCTACAACGTAAGCTAAAGGGATTAGTCAATCCAAACAAAAACGAACAGTCTATATTAGCTGTTGGTGGCTCTAACGGTAGTATTATTGAAATCCAACCAAGCGTCCAGCCAATTGTGGAGAAAGCCTTCAAGTTTACAGATGTTACAAGAATTTGGAACgttaaagataaatatcTAATTACAACGgattcaaataaaattaaaagcgatatttttcttattgaAAAGAACTATGCCCCTTTTAGAGCAGTCGACTTTAAAAAGTACTCTATAACTTTGGACATGGCATGTATTGAATCCAGAATAGTACAGCTAACAAATAAgggtatttttatttttgatgaCAATTTCAAAAGACTATTCACATTGTTTTTTGAAGCTGAGGTTGTTCACGTTTCTGTGGAGGATTTATACATTTTAACAACCAACGTCAAGGGTGAAATTGAGATTTATGAATTTGAAAAcgataaattaaatactATTCAGCTACCGGAACAATTGAatgaattaattttaacaacAGGTGAAATACTAAAGACAAACATGTGTAATGAGTTTATTGCTGCAGAAAGTGAGGAAGATCAATTGCTATTTACCTTTGTTACCGCTGataatcaaataatttttttctcaaaGAATCATAATGgtaaaatatatcaattgTGTGGTGTTGATACCTTAAgttcaaaattatttattagcACTTATCAATTCCCAGAGGAAATAGTGCCAGATCCCTTCATTAAACAGGTCATGGTAAATAAATTGggcaacaacaatatctATAATAACGATGTGTATCTAACCATTTTGACCTTTGGTGGTGAAATTTATCAGTACAGGAAAGATTTGAAAACACCTtccaaattttataaatgcACCCAATCGTCGCTTACTGGTGGACCTGCCAATGTTTACCCAGAAGGCATGAACGGTATTGAACGTGTTTTATATTACATTCCCAACTACACTGGGTATTCGgttatttttgtatctGGATTGAGACcgtatattataattaaagAACACAATGCTTCTCCCAAAATCTATCAGTTTGCGAACATTCCCTTAATGTCTTTAACAAGTTGGAAATCGAATACTATTATGTGTGTTGATGATGTTAGATGTGCACGTATCCTAAAATTAGATTTGCTTGGCGTTTATTATGGCTATAAATTACCAGTAAAAGTGAATACTTTTGCTTCACACCAtaactttaataatataacttATTTTGATAGTTTGGGCAAAATTATAGTTTCATATTTTACAGAGGTTGATTATATACCGAAAAATGCAATTGGTGAAACGTTAATCACTGCACCAGGGAAGAATTTGCTTTCTAAAACATACACTGGTGGTCTTTTAGTGGTAGATCCTATTAGTATGAACATTTTGGACACTAAGGATTGTGATCACATGATTACTTCATTGGAAACCATGTATATTAAGATTTCATCGTCTTTCACGACAAAAGAGTACATTGTTGTTCTCCAAAGTTTTTTGCGGGACGAGGATATTATGGGTCTAGGGTACTTACAAGTTTATGATTTCGTTGACAACAAACTACAATTATTGTACTCAGATGAGGAAGTTCGCGGTGTCATAAATTCCAGTTGTGAAGTTGATGGTaggatattattaaaccaAAGTTCTAAGATGTTTGTGAGGAATGTTTCCAAGAATTTAATTACTAAGAAAATGTTAATGGAACCGGTTGCTTTCTTGGATTCCCAATCCACAGTTGTTGATGCAAAATCATTTGGTAATTATGTTTTGTTATCTGATGTTCAAAATGGGATTCAACTATATGCTTTTGAATCTGAACCATATAGATTTATTCCTTTGGGCAGATCatacattaaaaatttgaatcCGATAACATGTGACATTTTACCGAACACGGGCGATTTTTTTACGATATGTTCCACCAAAGATGGAAATTTGCATTGCTTTAAATATGGACCAGATGACCCAAGCTCGTTTTCGGGAACCAAATTGGTTTATTTGTCAAAATTCAGTATTGGGACTACTACTACTTGTATGCGTACCATACCTAAGGGTAACACGTTTGGAGACGAACAGGAATACATGACACTTTGTGGATGCACTGATGGGTCAATCTATAATGTGGTGCCTTTGCAAGAATCATCTTACCGAAGACTGTATGTAATTCAGCAACAAATTATTGACAAAATGGTACAGTTTGGTGGATTGAATCACAAATTTGAAAGGTTTTATAGTAATCAAGTTAATGATAAAAGGCCATTTATTGATTTGGATTTAATAAAGAGAAATTTTACTAATCAATCTATTGATTCAAGAGACAAAATTTCTATTAGGCTAGGTAGGAGTGCAAGTGTTGAAGTATGGAGAGATATTTTAGAAGTTGAATTTTCTACACGTATAatgaattgaaaataaagtaaatgcccttatttttatgtaaaTTAATAGgaacattttattattattttaaataacacTGTCATtaatttgtaatatttttttgaattttcaaCCAATTAAATGGCcatatttatcttttcctgaaaaacaaaaattaaaataactttttgtattttatcttATCCGAAAATTTCGGCACAGATTATTtgacatattttttttttttttttttttttttttttgaaatgatttcttttatattaccaaaataataataatgataacaatgataataataataataataataataatagtaataatagctAGCGATTTTATTAGTTTAAGactttctttatttatcacttggtaaatattttaatttttaaataatagaaggaagttaaataaaaatatatatatatgtatctTTCTGTCTTTCTATCtatcaatatatatatataagcaAGATGAAATCTCTTATAAGAATTAGCAAACGGTTATATTGCTCCAACAACAATGGTAAGTTAACCGCTAATCAAGTTATCTCCACTTGTAAAGGAACACATGCTGGTCCATTTGTAGAGTTACCAATAATCGATTATTTATCAGAGCGTTCGTCagctattattaaattaccAGCTTCATGTAGATTTTATACAAAATTGGGCAATATTACTGCAATTACTGGTGAAagtggaaataaaaaacagcCAAGTTTTGAAGCAAATgatttgataatatttgaaaaaatgacaaaagaaaataaaattccTGGAGTTAATCGTACCTTTTATAAGTTACAGACTGGAGGAAACAGTGCAAATGTTATTCTAAGTACACCTTCAAGTACCAATAttatatcaataaaattagaaaatgataaaacaTGGAGTGTTTTAAATGCTGCTGAAAACGTGTATGGTTATAGTGATAtgattaatattaattaccCAAAAGGAACTTATGAATCACTACAGATTCGAAATAAACCAAGTGTCATTTATGGGtttggtgttttttttctattaggtaacaattttaaaattttggagTTATCAGCATCAAGTGAAGTCTTAGTTAATCCATCGAAATTAATTgcatttgaaaataatactggATTAAAATTTACCACTGAGAATTTAAGGCCTGAACCTAATTTAATCCGTGAATTGATGAACAAAAACCCAAAATTAGCATCTAGCATTGAAAATATtccattttataaaattaaaggtCCAGGTAGAATAATTGTCCAAGGGTGATTAACACtcattaatatatattgaaattagttttttttttttttttttttttaaatgaataaattaCAGTCAGAGTATTCTTTAACTTATTTTATCACATAATAtatacaacaaaaatacttgtattggaaaaaaaaaaaatatatatatatatatatatatatatatatattattattattattttatatatatgcacCTACAGCGTAACCCACAAAAGCACCTAAATACCCACCAATCACCAAGGGAATGGGCCAGTTTTGCCATTCTCTATCCCAGTCCAAAGGAATTACAAAACAACTTAACCAACATCCAAATGCAATTGcaacaaaatatttcttaaaTATACCGACTTTAAAATCACAATTAAAAACGGAATATATAGCTGGATAGCTTAACAAACAACAATGTAAACTTAGTAAAAatgtttgttttaaatatgaCAGGGATAATAAAGGAGCACCAgccaaaataaatataatagtGGCGACACAACTTAGCAATGGAACAGCAAAAACCAACGAGACAATGACTAAAGCCCAATTtggttttaatatttttttaccagCAAAAATAGTATTTTTCCTGAATTggaaaagtaaataaaaaacctGAGTTGGAATTGTTAAATAGAATagtgtatatatatcataTGTTTTCATATAGTAGTATACTAGCGGTATTAAATGGAACGGGACAGTTGATATCGATTTACGCACTACAACTGGATAATGTGAACCGTCTGGTCTTTTCTCTATTGAAGATGAAGTTGATTTATTACGTCCATTATGGGATCCATTGGTTACTGGTGTGATAACTGTGTCATAATCTGAAAATGTTACagattttttaactttacgTTTTTTAGCATTGCTGGCATTAGTCGCGGAGATATTGGAACTGTTTGTGTTTTGTACTGAAGACATTTGTTATTGCTTTGTTTAATAACAGCcgtaataatttatatacaactttattattattattattacatttgattattttacGTAAAAGACAATTCAATTAATTGAATTATAGTGGatttaaatttgataaatgaaaagttatataaaaaacaaaataaaaaacaaaaaacaggaaaaaaaaaaaaatgaaattgtatttttcactttcacgttttttcgttttttttcgtttttttttttttttttaaaagtctCGGCAACAAGAACGGAATTTCGGATACCGAATAAATCAATAGCACTCGGTATTGGTATGAACGGCGCTATGTccaaatacaaaaaaaaaatgtcaatGTAAAGCTTAATATATTCTCTTTTCATTATGTTTCAAAAATACCACAAATATAGCTATATCATAAAGGACCTTCAATGAACCAGCAATGACAAACGCAATCCATTGACTTTTGTGTAAAGACAAAACACCTGTTATGGAAGGACCAATGGTGCCTGCTATAGTCTTAACCAACTGGATCCAACTTAAAACTAAAGTACGTTCACTGggtttaataatagtagcCAAAAACACTTTCTTAGGTGTATTGTCCATGTTTTGAGTCAGCGCTCTAGCAACGAATAAAATCACCGTTAATGTCCATGAAGAAGGTAGTGgcaataatatcaataagaTACTACTTGGCAAATGTGTGAAAACCATCGTTTTAATTGGACCTATCCTTTTAACTAGTGACGTGGTCATTAATCCGGTTACAGAGCTTGCTAAATTagcaccaaaaaaaatgtttcctAATTTTTGACTTGGAACAGCAAATttgttgttaaaaaaaaatgaaatccAAGATTTCCCTGCTAGTGAACTAGCTAATGAGTCCAATCCAAAAAGTAATGATAAATTTATCACTAGCATCAGAACGTGGAAGGGTAACTGCGGTAATagtttttgtaaaaatgaTTGATTTTCCGGCAGGATATTATTTTGCTCACCGttaatattagtagtaAGTACATTTTCAGGATGTAATATAGGAGTGTTTTCGTCCAATAACATAGCTTCTGCGTCGGTGATATCTTCGACGACAACACGTTCAATTTCTACTGCATCAGTTAGAAACAAACATGAAATTGCCATTAAGCAACCAATCGCGCTAtacattaaataaataaatctataTGCATCAATTTTAGCATAATCATAAACATTTGTTAGCAATTTGATTAAATAACCGGTAGTTACAAAACCTAATGCAGAGGCTAGACTGGAAAAAACAGAGTACCAGGAATAAATATCAGATCTTTCATTATGAGAAGTGACTAATTGTGCAATTCCACTAGCTTCCACAGAAAGATAACACCCAACTTCCTTCCCAGTGGGAGTGATGGTGCCTAAAAAACttactattaataaagctttataattatttttattagtacAAAACGTCCAATACAATCCGGTAAACGACATAATTATTGAAGACACAAATAATGTCAATCTTCGACCTAGAATTTTGTCTGCAAACATGGATATTATAAATGTAGTGGTCAAATCACCAACTAGGGTTACAGTAAACAATAAACCGATCATTGATTCATCGTAACCTATTGATTTTAGAAAGATGGCGTTAATTAACGCCACTGAACTGAATGAAAAAAGTCTTAGGGACTttagtagtattattagatGAACATTTCGAGATGCGTTCAATACCGTATGCAAACCAAATTCATGAtacaaattattgaaaatagccatttattaatttatttgggGGAGGGGAAGAGGGCTATACTATATTATAGCGTAATAAAACCTTAATTTGCTAGTTGCCTTTTTAATagagtaaaaaaaaaaaaaaaaaagggagaaTAACAGAAGTAAGATGAAGTACCTTCAATAATGAATAAAACTTCGTAATTTGTTTGTCTgattattacaaaatattttttttttttttttttcctttatttttttttctttatttttttctttttattatcagcAAGCTTTGCAATGGTAAGCCATTTGCCAAGGCTGTTTATCTACCCGTGATAACGGTTTGAATGTGCGATGTTACCCGGATTATGTTTTTTgctattttgtttttgataCAAATTTTAACCATTTACAATccctttgaaaaatttatcagtgttttttttttttttttataatgcATTGGCGTGCACGTGCTGTGTTTATAAGTCGAGAACATATGgttaataaaagtataatTACCATCGTAACTAAAACTCAAGATTATGCTTGATAATACTAAACCTGGTTAAGCAAGTGatttcttgttttatttaggGTTTTAATGTAACGACGGaaatatatcaatattattgtaaaaaataGCTTCAGGCTGcaaatcaataaataacGAATATGTATAAATTGTAAGAAGGAGACTGTTATGAAGTAGAATTGTGTGTGTCACGTTTTATACGAGATGCAAGTACTTCCGAGAATACGGAGAAGACCGAACATACGGAGATCGCCGCAAGAAGGAAAATATGCCCAGCGGACAACGAAGAAAcattagaaaaagttaatacaaacataaggaaaaaggtgaaaataaatcatatataaagaggtgatttatttagaaaGTTGATTATGAAATAGATGAGTtatatagttttattagttaaaaatatataaaagatcaAGCAACAAACTATTACATCTGCCTTGATATAAATAGTAAAGTATCAAATCTGTTTACTAACCCTGCCCCTCTCAGTATATCCTCTCTGCGACATAACAGGAGACATAGGTCGCCATTCTAGTATAGTGGTTAGTACACATCGTTGTGGCCGATGAAACCCAAGTTCGATTCTTGGGAATGGCAcatattgttttatttttgatactttagaaaactttttttttttttaaacccTTATTATGGAACGACGAcagaataatatatatatcatattattaaaaactttttttttttttttttttttcccttttaaATACTATCTACTTAAACatattacatatataaGGAAAGTTTGATTCGTCTATAGtcaattcttcttctttacTAGGGTCAAACCGTTCATCATTTATTATGGTATTACTCAATTCATCAAGTTTTTCTAAAACTTTCTTGCTAAACTGTCTCGATACGGGTTTCTTTTTAACATCTTCATCAGTAATATCAGACTtcttctcttcttcttctccctTTTTGGTGTttgacaaaaataattttaacaaCGTCGAAACTTCATTAATGAATGGGGTTTTAACTTTCAGGTTGGAAGTCAAATCGttaagtaaaaataatattttacatAATAGAATTCTTAGTTTAATGGGATTATATTCATACAGGGTAAATATCGCGCAACAAGCAGCGGATAATATATTGAAACAAATTCCGCTATAGAACAATTGGTACGAGGCCAATTCTAGTCTAGATAAGTTTTTGAAAACGACGACAACTGCTTGTAATACAGTTTGAAAAAAGTCCTGATATAGTTGATCATTCTGGGTCCttattctttcttcttcctctgaACTATTTTGCTGTTGGGATTGTAAagcattaaaaatataataagtTTTCATATACACCATCATATTATGATATAATAACTCGGAAATTGTTTTGTCTAATACTTTATGTACTTCTGCTGGTGCAATGAAACGGTTGTTGTCTGTATCGTTATTTCTGCCAGTACTAATACCGTTAAGAACATTATTAGCAATTTTGTCGGTGCCATTGTTGTCGT
This window contains:
- a CDS encoding uncharacterized protein (similar to Saccharomyces cerevisiae YJR124C | putative protein of unknown function), whose protein sequence is MAIFNNLYHEFGLHTVLNASRNVHLIILLKSLRLFSFSSVALINAIFLKSIGYDESMIGLLFTVTLVGDLTTTFIISMFADKILGRRLTLFVSSIIMSFTGLYWTFCTNKNNYKALLIVSFLGTITPTGKEVGCYLSVEASGIAQLVTSHNERSDIYSWYSVFSSLASALGFVTTGYLIKLLTNVYDYAKIDAYRFIYLMYSAIGCLMAISCLFLTDAVEIERVVVEDITDAEAMLLDENTPILHPENVLTTNINGEQNNILPENQSFLQKLLPQLPFHVLMLVINLSLLFGLDSLASSLAGKSWISFFFNNKFAVPSQKLGNIFFGANLASSVTGLMTTSLVKRIGPIKTMVFTHLPSSILLILLPLPSSWTLTVILFVARALTQNMDNTPKKVFLATIIKPSERTLVLSWIQLVKTIAGTIGPSITGVLSLHKSQWIAFVIAGSLKVLYDIAIFVVFLKHNEKRIY